The Microbacterium sp. KUDC0406 genome includes a window with the following:
- the radA gene encoding DNA repair protein RadA, with product MGRCGECQQWGTVIEQAAQTGILRRIDAVAPAAARAARPITQITTTDAPRRSSGVGEFDRVLGGGIVPGAAILLSGEPGVGKSTLLLEVAARAARSGRRVLYASAEESAAQVRLRAERTGALHDELYLASETDLATILGHIDEVQPQLVIVDSVQTVSSSLSDGAAGMPGQVREVASTLIRVAKERDLPIVIVGHVTKDGQVAGQRMLEHLVDVVCHFEGDRQTSLRFIRALKNRFGPTDEVGCFEMTGSGIAEVPDPSGLFLSQGAAEPGTCVAISLEGRRALPVEVQALTIAAKGPNPRRVVHGLDSSRVAMVLAILERRAGIKTGEVDVYVSTVGGVRFTEPAADLAIAIAVAGSIQPFSVPRTVAAVGELSLAGEVRPVTQAAQRRAEAARLGYEQVIDDRSKSLRAALTDVRSRAASRRSEDEIPAF from the coding sequence GTGGGCCGCTGCGGGGAGTGCCAGCAGTGGGGCACCGTGATCGAGCAGGCCGCGCAGACCGGCATCCTGCGCCGGATCGACGCCGTGGCGCCGGCAGCGGCGCGCGCCGCGCGCCCGATCACGCAGATCACCACGACGGATGCCCCGCGCCGGTCCAGCGGCGTCGGCGAGTTCGACCGGGTGCTCGGCGGCGGCATCGTGCCGGGTGCCGCGATCCTGCTCAGCGGCGAGCCGGGCGTCGGCAAGTCGACACTGCTGCTCGAGGTCGCCGCCCGCGCCGCCCGCAGCGGCCGACGCGTGCTGTACGCGAGCGCCGAGGAGTCCGCGGCGCAGGTGCGGCTGCGCGCCGAGCGCACCGGCGCACTGCACGACGAGCTGTACCTGGCCAGCGAGACCGACCTGGCCACGATCCTCGGCCACATCGACGAGGTCCAGCCGCAGCTGGTCATCGTCGACTCGGTGCAGACCGTGTCGTCGTCACTGTCCGACGGCGCCGCCGGCATGCCCGGGCAGGTGCGCGAGGTCGCGTCCACGCTCATCCGCGTCGCCAAGGAGCGCGACCTGCCGATCGTCATCGTCGGGCACGTCACGAAAGACGGTCAGGTCGCCGGCCAGCGGATGCTGGAGCACCTCGTCGACGTCGTGTGCCACTTCGAGGGCGACCGGCAGACGTCGCTGCGGTTCATCCGCGCGCTGAAGAACCGATTCGGTCCGACAGACGAGGTCGGCTGCTTCGAGATGACCGGCAGCGGCATCGCCGAGGTGCCCGATCCGAGCGGGCTCTTCCTGTCGCAGGGCGCCGCGGAGCCCGGCACCTGCGTCGCGATCTCGCTCGAGGGGCGACGTGCGCTCCCGGTCGAGGTGCAGGCTCTGACCATCGCCGCGAAGGGACCGAACCCGCGGCGCGTGGTGCACGGCCTCGATTCCTCGCGCGTGGCGATGGTGCTGGCGATCCTGGAGCGTCGCGCGGGCATCAAGACGGGCGAGGTCGATGTGTACGTGTCCACGGTGGGCGGCGTCCGCTTCACCGAGCCGGCGGCGGATCTCGCGATCGCGATCGCCGTGGCCGGCTCGATCCAGCCGTTCTCCGTTCCTCGGACGGTCGCGGCTGTGGGCGAGCTCTCGCTCGCCGGCGAGGTGCGACCGGTGACGCAGGCCGCGCAGCGGCGCGCCGAGGCCGCGCGCCTCGGCTACGAGCAGGTCATCGACGACCGCTCGAAGTCCCTGCGCGCCGCGCTGACCGATGTCCGGTCGCGCGCGGCATCCCGTCGGAGCGAGGACGAGATCCCCGCGTTCTGA
- a CDS encoding amino-acid N-acetyltransferase: MTDYAVRSARSGDILGIHRLLEPLVDQRILLGKDLAVLYGAVQEFVVAEADGELIGCGALHVMWEDLGEIRTLLVRDDWLHHGIGRGIVEQLEQNARALGLSRLFCLTFETDFFIRRGFAPIGEQVVDADVYSQLLRSGDAGVEEFLDLAHVKPNTLGNTRMLKRLN; encoded by the coding sequence GTGACAGATTACGCGGTCCGCTCGGCGCGCAGCGGCGACATCCTCGGCATCCACCGTCTGCTCGAGCCGCTCGTCGACCAGCGCATCCTGCTGGGCAAGGACCTCGCCGTGCTCTACGGCGCGGTGCAGGAGTTCGTCGTAGCCGAGGCCGACGGCGAACTGATCGGATGCGGCGCACTGCACGTGATGTGGGAGGACCTCGGCGAGATCCGCACCCTGCTCGTCCGCGACGACTGGCTGCACCACGGCATCGGCAGGGGAATCGTCGAGCAGCTCGAGCAGAACGCGCGCGCTCTCGGCCTGTCGCGGCTGTTCTGCCTCACCTTCGAGACGGACTTCTTCATCCGCCGCGGCTTCGCGCCGATCGGTGAGCAGGTCGTCGATGCCGACGTGTACTCCCAGCTGCTGCGTTCGGGCGACGCCGGCGTCGAGGAGTTCCTCGATCTCGCGCACGTGAAGCCCAACACGCTCGGCAACACTCGGATGCTCAAGAGGCTCAATTAG
- a CDS encoding dehydrogenase — translation MAKKGRKKPAPEEFRSEALAQALEKQDMAAVALALRNGTTIVPLIRPGARDNPLDGGEVWTYRDAGTGEIALLLFSDARNKPANLPPGVGIYSAAWLKAFLTTHRERITTVFLDIAGPHPMQAPPDELLKALNA, via the coding sequence ATGGCGAAGAAGGGTCGGAAGAAGCCGGCGCCCGAGGAGTTCCGCTCCGAGGCGCTGGCGCAGGCGCTCGAGAAGCAGGACATGGCCGCGGTGGCCCTGGCGCTGCGCAACGGGACGACGATCGTGCCGCTGATCCGGCCGGGCGCCAGGGACAACCCGCTCGACGGCGGCGAGGTGTGGACCTATCGTGACGCAGGCACCGGCGAGATCGCGCTGCTGCTGTTCAGCGACGCCCGCAACAAGCCGGCCAACCTGCCGCCCGGCGTCGGCATCTACTCGGCCGCCTGGCTGAAGGCGTTCCTCACCACGCACCGTGAGCGCATCACGACGGTGTTCCTCGACATCGCCGGCCCGCATCCGATGCAGGCGCCGCCGGACGAGCTGCTCAAGGCCCTGAACGCGTGA